Proteins found in one Rhodovulum sp. MB263 genomic segment:
- a CDS encoding ABC transporter permease: protein MRGLAILLWAPLVLIVATILGALVSLASQLPLSGLAEALAAEETRFAIALSLRSSLIALALALLLGLPTAWLLARRRFFGKAVVETVLDLPMVTPPLVAGIGLLFLLGREAPVGGALAGLGIEILFSPAGVILAQTYIASSVVIRSARAAIGAVDPDYAANAATLGLPPFWATLLVELPMAGRGLMAAAVLGWARALGEFGATLMLAGATRMRTETLPMAVYLNIASGRTDIAIACALILLALAFALLLAIRLLTADRPDPMTEARHARPQA, encoded by the coding sequence ATGCGCGGGCTGGCGATCCTGCTCTGGGCGCCGCTCGTGCTGATCGTGGCGACGATCCTCGGCGCGCTCGTCTCCCTTGCCAGCCAGTTGCCGCTGAGTGGCCTCGCCGAGGCGCTGGCCGCGGAAGAGACCCGCTTTGCCATCGCCCTGTCGCTGCGCTCTTCGCTGATCGCGCTGGCGCTGGCCTTGCTTCTGGGCCTGCCCACCGCCTGGCTCCTGGCGCGGCGGCGCTTTTTCGGCAAGGCGGTGGTCGAGACCGTGCTCGATCTGCCGATGGTGACGCCGCCGCTGGTGGCGGGCATCGGGCTGCTGTTCCTGCTGGGACGCGAGGCGCCGGTGGGCGGGGCGCTGGCCGGGCTCGGGATCGAGATCCTGTTCTCGCCCGCGGGCGTGATCCTCGCCCAGACCTATATCGCCAGCTCGGTCGTGATCCGCAGCGCCCGCGCGGCCATCGGCGCCGTCGATCCGGACTATGCCGCCAATGCCGCGACGCTGGGCCTGCCGCCCTTCTGGGCCACGCTTCTGGTCGAGCTGCCGATGGCCGGGCGCGGACTGATGGCGGCGGCGGTGCTGGGCTGGGCCCGGGCGCTGGGCGAATTCGGCGCCACGCTGATGCTGGCGGGCGCCACGAGGATGCGGACCGAAACCCTGCCGATGGCGGTCTATCTCAACATCGCCAGCGGCCGCACCGACATCGCCATCGCCTGCGCCCTGATCCTTCTGGCGCTGGCCTTCGCGCTTCTCCTGGCGATCCGGCTGCTGACCGCCGACCGCCCCGACCCGATGACGGAGGCCCGGCATGCCCGCCCTCAGGCTTGA
- a CDS encoding ABC transporter ATP-binding protein, which translates to MPALRLERIGNAVLGPLDLEIGTGEAVALLGPSGAGKSTLLKIVAGLLPHRGRVIYEGRDMTGLPPHRRGFGYMSQDLHLFPHLSVAGNLALPLVFAGLGRRARARRVAETLALCAIAHRAHRRPARLSGGERQRAALARALSLRPRLLLLDEPFANLDRDTRAGLWAELDALRRRLGMTALIVTHDPSEARALADRSVTIEAGRLSERTPLPCCPSTTPPSLAS; encoded by the coding sequence ATGCCCGCCCTCAGGCTTGAACGGATCGGAAACGCGGTGCTGGGGCCGCTCGATCTCGAGATCGGCACGGGCGAGGCGGTGGCCCTGCTCGGCCCCTCGGGCGCAGGCAAGAGCACGCTTCTGAAGATCGTGGCCGGGCTTCTGCCCCATCGCGGCCGGGTGATCTACGAGGGCCGGGACATGACCGGCCTGCCGCCGCACCGGCGCGGCTTCGGCTACATGAGCCAGGATCTGCACCTCTTCCCCCATCTCAGCGTCGCCGGGAACCTGGCGCTGCCGCTGGTCTTCGCCGGTCTCGGCCGCCGGGCCCGCGCCCGGCGGGTGGCCGAAACGCTGGCGCTTTGCGCCATCGCCCACCGCGCGCATCGCCGCCCTGCCCGGCTTTCGGGTGGCGAGCGGCAACGCGCCGCCCTGGCCCGTGCGCTGTCGCTGCGACCCCGGCTGCTGCTGCTCGACGAGCCCTTCGCCAATCTCGACCGCGATACCCGGGCCGGGCTCTGGGCCGAGCTCGACGCGCTGCGCCGCCGGCTGGGCATGACCGCGCTCATCGTCACCCATGACCCGTCCGAGGCCCGCGCCCTTGCCGACCGCTCGGTCACGATCGAGGCGGGTCGTCTCAGCGAAAGGACCCCATTGCCATGCTGCCCCTCGACGACGCCACCCTCCTTGGCCTCCTGA
- the modD gene encoding ModD protein, translating into MLPLDDATLLGLLKEDAPYGDLTTRSLGFGAAAGRLTMRARGPMTVCGTEEAARIFALLGARAEIAAPSGTPVAAGSLLAEATGPAEALFLGWKVAQTLTEWASGVASATAALVDAARAVTPGIGIACTRKAVPGTRALSLKAVVAGGAEIHRTGLSDTVLLFPEHRAFGGAAALAAQIGALRLACPERRVVVEVKTLPEAEAAAEAGADVLQLEKFSPDAAAAAARALAGWTGCLAAAGGITPENAAAYAATGMQVLVTSSPYCARPADVSVTLAPA; encoded by the coding sequence ATGCTGCCCCTCGACGACGCCACCCTCCTTGGCCTCCTGAAGGAGGATGCCCCCTATGGCGACCTGACCACCCGGAGCCTCGGCTTCGGCGCGGCAGCGGGCCGGCTGACGATGCGGGCGCGCGGGCCGATGACCGTCTGCGGCACCGAGGAGGCCGCGCGGATCTTCGCCCTTCTGGGCGCCCGGGCCGAGATCGCGGCCCCAAGCGGCACGCCGGTCGCGGCGGGCTCGCTGCTTGCCGAAGCCACCGGCCCGGCCGAGGCGCTGTTTCTGGGCTGGAAGGTCGCGCAGACCCTGACCGAATGGGCCTCGGGCGTGGCATCGGCCACCGCCGCCCTCGTCGACGCGGCCCGCGCCGTGACCCCCGGCATCGGCATCGCCTGTACCCGCAAGGCCGTGCCCGGCACCCGCGCGCTGTCGCTGAAGGCCGTCGTGGCGGGCGGCGCCGAGATCCACCGCACCGGGCTTTCCGACACGGTTCTGCTGTTTCCCGAGCATCGCGCCTTCGGCGGTGCGGCGGCGCTTGCAGCCCAGATCGGCGCGCTTCGCCTTGCCTGCCCCGAGCGCCGCGTGGTGGTCGAGGTCAAGACCCTGCCCGAAGCCGAGGCTGCCGCCGAGGCCGGGGCCGACGTGCTGCAGCTCGAGAAATTCTCTCCCGACGCGGCCGCCGCCGCCGCCCGCGCGCTGGCGGGCTGGACCGGCTGCCTGGCCGCGGCCGGGGGCATCACGCCGGAGAATGCTGCCGCCTATGCCGCGACCGGCATGCAGGTGCTGGTCACATCCTCGCCCTATTGCGCCAGACCTGCCGATGTTTCGGTAACGCTCGCCCCGGCCTGA
- a CDS encoding NnrS family protein has protein sequence MTDAAPEIRPRGRGRSAPLTAIATGRLLRDIWLSPHRPFFALSALWAVLAVAWWRFGDRIGLPVPALGTTTLWHAHEMTVGVGGAAMAAYFLTAMPNWTGARRVTGRGLMVLAGLWALARLAAALGQMLPLAVVLAPGLAFYALFTAAYLRAVVSGRRWDRWVIPAAIAFLGLADAAFLATALGYLSAPGDAAMTRVLVLFFAIKVSIIAGTMAPALIAGWVGRRGGRLPEIDPLASRAGLGLMLAAMALTLGGAVTAGSALLIPAGAAQLWRMRHWRSLSGFGYAPALMLVLAFAWAPMGLALTGLAALVPLPWREADAIHVLMMGAMSGLAFSIAARAAARRADGFLRIGPVHKAGFALLWGAVWLRLAAPVVPSLYEPLLDATAAAFCTGWALFLSGYLPSLRGPVINPVFNVGGHGHGHRHGHGQGCGCGGHGGGCGGHGQRSGPGPGRGAGPFRMPEPG, from the coding sequence ATGACCGACGCCGCTCCCGAGATCCGGCCCCGCGGCCGCGGCAGGAGCGCTCCGTTGACCGCCATCGCCACCGGGCGGCTCCTTCGCGATATCTGGCTGTCGCCGCACCGGCCGTTCTTCGCGCTGTCGGCGCTCTGGGCGGTGCTGGCGGTCGCGTGGTGGCGCTTCGGCGACAGGATCGGGCTGCCGGTCCCCGCGCTCGGCACGACGACGCTCTGGCATGCGCATGAGATGACCGTGGGCGTCGGCGGCGCGGCGATGGCAGCCTATTTCCTGACCGCGATGCCGAACTGGACCGGGGCGCGGCGGGTGACGGGGCGCGGGTTGATGGTACTGGCGGGACTCTGGGCGCTGGCGCGGCTGGCGGCTGCCCTGGGGCAGATGCTGCCGCTGGCCGTGGTGCTGGCGCCGGGGCTGGCCTTCTACGCGCTGTTCACGGCCGCCTATCTGCGCGCCGTGGTCTCGGGACGGCGCTGGGACCGCTGGGTCATTCCGGCGGCCATCGCCTTTCTGGGGCTTGCCGATGCGGCCTTCCTCGCCACCGCGCTGGGCTATCTGAGCGCTCCGGGCGATGCCGCGATGACCCGCGTGCTGGTGCTGTTCTTCGCGATCAAGGTCTCGATCATCGCGGGAACCATGGCGCCCGCCCTGATCGCGGGCTGGGTCGGGCGCAGGGGCGGCCGCCTGCCCGAGATCGACCCGCTGGCCAGCCGCGCGGGACTTGGCCTGATGCTGGCCGCGATGGCGCTGACGCTGGGCGGCGCGGTCACCGCCGGATCGGCGCTGTTGATCCCGGCAGGCGCGGCCCAGCTCTGGCGGATGCGGCACTGGCGCAGCCTTTCGGGCTTTGGCTATGCCCCCGCGCTGATGCTGGTGCTGGCCTTCGCCTGGGCGCCCATGGGGCTTGCCCTGACCGGGCTTGCGGCGCTGGTCCCCCTGCCCTGGCGCGAGGCCGACGCGATCCATGTGCTGATGATGGGCGCGATGTCGGGACTTGCCTTCTCGATTGCGGCGCGGGCAGCGGCCCGGCGCGCGGACGGTTTCTTGCGCATCGGCCCGGTGCACAAGGCCGGCTTCGCGCTGCTCTGGGGCGCGGTCTGGCTGCGGCTCGCGGCGCCCGTGGTGCCGTCGCTTTACGAGCCGCTTCTCGATGCCACCGCGGCCGCCTTCTGCACCGGCTGGGCCCTGTTCCTGAGCGGCTATCTGCCCAGCCTGCGCGGCCCGGTCATCAACCCGGTCTTCAATGTCGGAGGCCACGGCCACGGTCATCGTCATGGTCACGGCCAGGGCTGCGGATGCGGCGGGCATGGTGGCGGTTGCGGCGGCCACGGACAGCGTAGCGGCCCGGGCCCCGGCCGAGGCGCCGGGCCGTTCCGGATGCCCGAGCCGGGTTAA
- the ureG gene encoding urease accessory protein UreG — protein MTSPHGPLRIGIGGPVGVGKTTLTAALARAFSSTHSIAVVTNDIYTQEDAEALMRMQVLPSERIRGVETGGCPHTAIREDASINLAAIAELSARFPDLEIVLIESGGDNLSATFSPELADVTVYVIDVAAGEEIPRKGGPAITRSDLLVINKTDLAPYVGADLGVMERDAKRMRGAQPTVFASLKQGEGVGPIVRLLCEIGGLTEPV, from the coding sequence ATGACTTCCCCGCATGGCCCCCTCCGCATCGGCATCGGCGGTCCCGTCGGCGTCGGCAAGACCACGCTGACTGCCGCACTGGCCCGCGCCTTCTCGAGCACCCATTCGATCGCGGTCGTCACCAATGATATCTACACCCAGGAGGATGCCGAGGCGCTGATGCGGATGCAGGTGCTGCCCTCCGAGCGCATCAGGGGCGTCGAGACCGGCGGTTGTCCGCATACCGCGATCCGCGAGGATGCCTCGATCAACCTCGCGGCCATTGCCGAGCTGAGCGCGCGCTTTCCCGATCTCGAGATCGTGCTGATCGAGTCGGGCGGCGACAATCTCTCGGCCACCTTCAGCCCCGAGCTGGCGGATGTGACGGTCTATGTGATCGACGTGGCGGCGGGCGAGGAGATCCCGCGCAAGGGCGGCCCCGCGATCACCCGCTCGGACCTGCTGGTCATCAACAAGACCGACCTTGCGCCCTATGTCGGTGCCGATCTGGGCGTGATGGAGCGGGACGCCAAGCGCATGCGCGGGGCGCAGCCCACGGTCTTTGCATCGTTGAAACAGGGCGAGGGCGTCGGGCCCATCGTCCGGCTTCTGTGCGAGATCGGCGGGCTGACCGAACCGGTTTAA
- a CDS encoding urease accessory protein UreF: protein MVTDGQILRLAQWLSPAYPVGAFAYSHGLESAVATGAVADGPALQDWLTDILRFGAGRSDTIFLKAAYEAPPGDLPEIDALARAFQPSAERRTETTAQGAAFAQVTAAVWPDDLPAFAYPVALGRAARLHDLPLGLTARMYLQAFLSNLVSAGIRLIPIGQTEGQQVLTALQPLCEEVAEAALGETPDDLAGTTFLADIASMTHETQYSRLFRT from the coding sequence ATGGTCACTGACGGCCAGATCCTGAGGCTGGCGCAATGGCTCTCGCCCGCCTATCCGGTGGGGGCCTTCGCCTATAGCCACGGGCTGGAATCGGCGGTCGCAACCGGCGCAGTCGCGGACGGACCTGCCTTGCAGGACTGGCTGACCGATATCCTGCGCTTCGGCGCCGGACGTTCCGACACGATCTTCCTCAAGGCCGCCTATGAGGCTCCGCCCGGGGATCTGCCCGAAATCGACGCGTTGGCCCGCGCTTTTCAGCCCTCGGCCGAGCGGCGGACCGAGACCACGGCCCAGGGCGCGGCCTTCGCCCAGGTCACCGCCGCGGTCTGGCCGGACGATCTGCCCGCCTTCGCCTATCCGGTGGCGCTTGGCCGTGCCGCGCGGCTCCATGACCTGCCGCTCGGGCTGACCGCGCGGATGTATCTGCAGGCCTTCCTGTCGAACCTCGTCTCGGCGGGGATCCGGCTCATTCCCATCGGCCAGACCGAGGGCCAGCAGGTGCTGACCGCGCTGCAACCGCTCTGCGAGGAGGTGGCAGAGGCCGCTCTGGGCGAGACGCCCGACGATCTTGCCGGGACGACCTTCCTCGCCGATATCGCGTCGATGACGCATGAAACCCAGTATTCGAGGCTTTTCCGCACATGA
- a CDS encoding DUF1127 domain-containing protein has translation MATPFMTVKSVPGGMAERLDLFFAGLGLGVNPYGLRRARMREIQNLNACSDAQLAKLGITRDDIPGYVFRDLFN, from the coding sequence ATGGCGACTCCATTCATGACGGTCAAGTCCGTGCCCGGGGGCATGGCGGAACGGCTCGACCTGTTCTTCGCGGGGCTCGGTCTCGGAGTGAATCCCTATGGTTTGCGACGTGCGCGGATGCGGGAGATCCAGAACCTGAACGCCTGTTCCGACGCGCAGCTGGCCAAGCTGGGCATCACCCGGGACGATATCCCGGGCTATGTCTTCCGCGACCTCTTCAACTAG
- the ureC gene encoding urease subunit alpha encodes MPVTISRADYAAMFGPTTGDRLRLADTDLIIEVERDLTAERAGGDGNAPVYGEEVKFGGGKVIRDGMGQSQATRAEGAVDTVITNALILDWTGIYKADVGLRDGRIARIGKAGNPDTQPGVDIIVGPGTEVIAGEGRILTAGGFDSHIHYICPQQIEDALHSGLTTMLGGGTGPAHGTLATTCTPGPWHLGRMLQAADAFPMNLAFAGKGNASLPGALEEQVKAGACALKLHEDWGTTPAAIDCCLSVADAMDVQVMIHTDTLNESGFVEHTVAAMKGRTIHAFHTEGAGGGHAPDIIKICGEEFVLPSSTNPTRPFTVNTLEEHLDMLMVCHHLDKSIPEDVAFAESRIRRETIAAEDILHDMGAFSIIASDSQAMGRVGEVIIRTWQTAHKMKVQRGRLSGETGANDNLRVRRYVAKYTINPAIAHGISHEIGSVEEGKRADLVLWNPAFFGVKPEMVLIGGTIVCAQMGDPNASIPTPQPVYTRPMWGAYGRSVENSAVTFVSAAAEAEGIRARLGLAKQTVAVRHTRGIGKRDLRLNDAMPKVEVNPETYEVRADGELLTCAPAEVLPMAQRYFMF; translated from the coding sequence ATGCCCGTCACGATTTCCCGCGCGGATTATGCCGCGATGTTCGGCCCCACCACCGGCGACCGGCTGCGGCTGGCCGATACCGACCTGATCATCGAGGTCGAGCGCGACCTGACTGCCGAACGCGCCGGGGGCGACGGCAATGCGCCGGTCTATGGCGAGGAGGTCAAGTTCGGCGGCGGCAAGGTCATTCGCGACGGCATGGGCCAGAGTCAGGCGACCCGCGCCGAGGGCGCGGTCGATACCGTCATCACCAATGCGCTGATCCTCGACTGGACCGGGATCTACAAGGCCGATGTCGGTCTGAGGGACGGCCGGATCGCCAGAATCGGCAAGGCCGGCAATCCCGACACCCAGCCCGGCGTCGACATAATTGTCGGCCCCGGCACCGAGGTCATCGCGGGCGAGGGCAGGATCCTGACCGCGGGCGGCTTCGACAGCCATATCCATTACATCTGCCCGCAGCAGATCGAGGATGCGCTGCATTCCGGTCTCACCACCATGCTGGGCGGCGGCACCGGGCCTGCGCATGGCACGCTCGCCACCACCTGCACGCCGGGGCCCTGGCATCTGGGCCGGATGCTGCAGGCGGCCGATGCCTTCCCGATGAACCTCGCCTTCGCGGGCAAGGGCAATGCCTCGCTGCCCGGCGCGCTGGAGGAACAGGTCAAGGCCGGGGCCTGCGCGCTGAAGCTGCACGAGGACTGGGGCACCACGCCCGCCGCCATCGATTGCTGCCTGTCGGTGGCCGATGCGATGGACGTGCAGGTGATGATCCATACCGACACGCTGAACGAGTCGGGCTTCGTCGAACATACCGTGGCGGCGATGAAGGGCCGCACCATCCATGCCTTCCATACCGAGGGCGCGGGCGGTGGCCATGCGCCCGACATCATCAAGATCTGCGGCGAGGAATTCGTGCTGCCGTCCTCGACCAACCCGACGCGGCCCTTCACTGTGAACACGCTCGAGGAACATCTCGACATGCTGATGGTCTGCCACCATCTCGACAAGTCGATCCCCGAGGATGTGGCCTTCGCCGAAAGCCGGATCCGGCGCGAGACCATCGCCGCCGAGGACATCCTGCATGACATGGGCGCCTTCTCGATCATCGCCTCGGACAGCCAGGCCATGGGCCGGGTCGGCGAGGTCATCATCCGCACCTGGCAGACCGCCCACAAGATGAAGGTCCAGCGCGGCCGTCTGTCCGGGGAGACGGGAGCGAACGACAACCTGCGGGTCCGCCGCTATGTCGCGAAATACACCATCAACCCCGCCATCGCCCATGGGATCAGCCACGAGATCGGCTCGGTCGAGGAGGGCAAGCGCGCAGATCTGGTGCTTTGGAACCCTGCCTTCTTCGGGGTGAAGCCCGAGATGGTGCTGATCGGCGGCACCATCGTCTGTGCCCAGATGGGCGACCCTAATGCCTCGATCCCGACGCCGCAACCGGTCTATACGCGGCCGATGTGGGGCGCCTATGGCCGCTCTGTCGAGAATTCGGCTGTCACCTTCGTCTCGGCTGCGGCCGAGGCCGAGGGCATCCGCGCCCGGCTGGGGCTGGCCAAGCAGACCGTCGCGGTCCGCCATACCCGCGGCATCGGCAAGCGCGATCTCAGGCTGAATGACGCGATGCCGAAGGTCGAGGTGAATCCCGAGACCTACGAGGTCCGCGCCGATGGCGAGCTGCTGACCTGCGCGCCGGCCGAGGTTCTGCCGATGGCGCAACGCTATTTCATGTTCTGA
- a CDS encoding lysozyme inhibitor LprI family protein, with the protein MRPLTVALAALSVFGLPGQALAACPGETQAEMNRCADQAYREADARLNAAWPAARASAAAAGAGELLLDAQRKWLLFRDAACAAEAAPYEGGSLQPVVRLDCLRRLTDRRSADLRALSQ; encoded by the coding sequence GTGAGGCCTCTCACGGTGGCACTCGCGGCGCTTTCGGTCTTCGGACTGCCGGGACAGGCGCTGGCCGCCTGTCCCGGCGAGACGCAGGCCGAGATGAACCGTTGCGCCGATCAGGCCTATCGCGAGGCCGATGCCCGGCTCAACGCGGCCTGGCCCGCAGCGCGGGCCTCTGCCGCCGCTGCGGGGGCGGGTGAGCTGCTTCTCGATGCGCAGCGCAAGTGGCTTCTGTTCCGCGATGCCGCCTGCGCGGCGGAAGCTGCCCCCTATGAAGGGGGCAGCCTGCAACCGGTGGTGCGGCTGGACTGCCTGCGTCGGCTGACAGACCGGCGCAGCGCCGATCTGCGCGCCCTGTCGCAATGA
- a CDS encoding urease subunit beta, which yields MIPGELFPADGNLTLNAGRESLTFMVANTGDRPVQVGSHFHFAEANPALDFDRDAARGLRLDIAAGTAVRFEPGQRREVRLIPISGQRRIFGFNQKVMGAL from the coding sequence ATGATCCCCGGAGAGCTTTTTCCCGCAGATGGCAACCTGACCTTGAATGCAGGGCGCGAGTCACTCACCTTTATGGTGGCGAATACCGGAGACCGGCCGGTTCAGGTCGGCAGTCATTTCCATTTCGCCGAAGCCAACCCCGCGCTCGATTTCGACCGGGATGCCGCGCGGGGCCTGCGGCTCGATATCGCCGCGGGCACTGCGGTCCGCTTTGAGCCGGGCCAGCGCCGGGAGGTGCGGCTGATCCCGATTTCCGGGCAGCGGCGAATCTTCGGCTTCAACCAGAAGGTGATGGGCGCGCTTTGA
- a CDS encoding urease subunit gamma gives MQLTPREKDKLLIAMAAEVARRRLARGVRLNHPEAIALITDAVVEGARDGRSVADMMEAGAQVVAREQCMEGVAEMIHEVQVEATFPDGTKLVTVHNPIR, from the coding sequence ATGCAACTGACCCCCCGCGAAAAAGACAAGCTTCTGATCGCCATGGCCGCCGAGGTCGCCCGCAGGCGGCTGGCCCGTGGCGTCAGGCTCAACCACCCCGAAGCGATCGCGCTGATCACCGATGCGGTGGTCGAGGGCGCGCGCGACGGCCGCTCGGTCGCCGACATGATGGAGGCGGGGGCGCAGGTCGTGGCGCGCGAGCAATGCATGGAGGGCGTGGCCGAGATGATCCACGAGGTTCAGGTCGAGGCGACCTTCCCCGACGGCACCAAGCTCGTCACCGTTCACAACCCGATCCGCTGA
- a CDS encoding urease accessory protein UreD, with protein MDLAPVSPPRAIGEVRLSVRNGPRGTAIAGLRQSGAFKAVFPRVTGAGATPPLEAVLVNTAGGITGGDRFSCTLQAGAGSHLRLTTQAAERAYRARPGETGRVANRLSVAAGARLDWLPQETILFEGCCLERSLIADLAPGARLLLVEPLVFGRALMGERLHAARFRDRIEIRRDGAPLYLDALRFEGDVAAQLARPAVAGGAGALASLVLVAPDAAAHLAPIRALLPAALPAIGGASLLAGDVLALRLLAADSYHLRKVLIPVLTRLTEALPRSWMS; from the coding sequence ATGGACCTCGCGCCGGTCTCGCCGCCGCGCGCCATCGGCGAGGTGCGGCTCTCGGTCAGGAACGGCCCGCGCGGAACGGCGATCGCCGGGCTGCGCCAGAGCGGTGCCTTCAAGGCGGTGTTCCCGCGCGTGACCGGGGCCGGAGCGACGCCGCCGCTCGAGGCGGTGCTGGTCAATACCGCAGGCGGCATCACCGGCGGCGACCGCTTTTCCTGCACGCTTCAGGCCGGGGCGGGCAGCCATCTGCGGCTGACGACGCAGGCGGCCGAGCGCGCCTATCGCGCCCGGCCAGGCGAGACCGGCCGGGTCGCGAACCGGCTGAGTGTGGCGGCGGGCGCGCGGCTCGACTGGCTGCCGCAGGAAACGATCCTGTTCGAGGGCTGCTGCCTCGAACGCAGCCTCATCGCCGATCTCGCCCCCGGCGCCCGGCTGCTTTTGGTCGAGCCGCTGGTCTTCGGGCGCGCGCTGATGGGCGAGCGCCTGCATGCCGCGCGGTTCCGCGACCGGATCGAGATCCGCCGCGACGGGGCGCCGCTTTATCTCGACGCGCTGCGCTTCGAGGGCGATGTGGCCGCGCAACTGGCCCGGCCGGCCGTGGCGGGCGGGGCCGGGGCGCTGGCGAGCCTCGTGCTGGTCGCGCCCGATGCGGCGGCGCATCTGGCGCCGATCCGCGCGCTGCTGCCCGCGGCCCTGCCTGCGATCGGCGGCGCCAGCCTGCTGGCCGGGGACGTGCTGGCATTGCGTCTGCTGGCCGCCGACAGTTACCACCTGCGCAAGGTGCTGATCCCTGTGTTGACGCGCCTGACCGAAGCCTTGCCAAGATCATGGATGAGCTGA
- the urtA gene encoding urea ABC transporter substrate-binding protein, with the protein MTSMKKILLGAVACGAISMPARAEHIKVGVLHSLSGTMAISEMTLKDTVLMLIDEQNAKGGLLGEQIEAVVVDPASDWPLFAEKARELLTVQDVDVIFGCWTSVSRKSVLPVVEELNGLLFYPVQYEGEESSKNVFYTGAAPNQQAIPATDYLLDELGVEKFALLGTDYVYPRTTNNILQAYLKSKGIPDADIFVNYTPFGQSDWSKIVSDVRALGADGKKVGVISTINGDANIGFYKELAAQGISAEDIPVVAFSVGEEELSGLDTSNLVGHLAAWNYFESATSPENEAFVAKWKERMGQDRVTNDPMEATYIGFNMWVNAVEEAGTTDVDAVTKAMIGQTYANLTGSTAEMLPNHHLTKPVLIGEIRADGQFDIISETDPVPGDAWTDYLPGSAVLTSDWKDLGCGMYNTETETCVQIKSNY; encoded by the coding sequence ATGACATCCATGAAGAAGATCCTGCTTGGCGCGGTGGCCTGTGGGGCGATCTCGATGCCCGCCCGGGCCGAACATATCAAAGTGGGCGTGCTGCACTCGCTTTCGGGCACGATGGCGATTTCGGAGATGACGCTGAAGGATACCGTGCTGATGCTGATCGACGAGCAGAACGCCAAGGGCGGCCTGTTGGGCGAGCAGATCGAGGCGGTGGTGGTCGACCCGGCCTCGGACTGGCCACTTTTCGCCGAGAAGGCGCGCGAATTGCTGACGGTGCAGGATGTCGACGTCATCTTCGGCTGCTGGACCTCGGTCAGCCGCAAATCGGTGCTGCCGGTGGTCGAGGAGCTGAACGGGCTGTTGTTCTATCCGGTGCAGTATGAGGGCGAGGAAAGCTCGAAGAACGTCTTCTATACCGGCGCCGCCCCGAACCAGCAGGCGATCCCCGCGACCGACTATCTTCTGGACGAGCTGGGCGTCGAGAAATTCGCGCTTCTGGGCACCGACTATGTCTATCCGCGCACCACCAACAACATCCTTCAGGCCTATCTGAAATCGAAGGGCATCCCCGACGCCGACATCTTCGTCAACTACACCCCCTTCGGCCAGTCCGACTGGTCGAAGATCGTGTCGGATGTCAGGGCGCTGGGCGCCGATGGCAAGAAGGTCGGCGTGATCTCGACCATCAATGGCGATGCCAATATCGGCTTCTACAAGGAGCTGGCGGCGCAGGGCATCTCGGCCGAGGACATCCCCGTGGTGGCCTTCTCGGTCGGCGAGGAGGAACTCTCGGGCCTCGACACCTCGAACCTCGTCGGCCATCTCGCGGCCTGGAACTACTTCGAATCCGCCACCTCGCCCGAGAACGAGGCCTTCGTGGCCAAGTGGAAGGAACGGATGGGCCAGGACCGGGTCACCAACGACCCGATGGAGGCGACCTATATCGGCTTCAACATGTGGGTGAACGCGGTCGAAGAGGCCGGCACCACCGATGTCGACGCGGTCACGAAGGCGATGATCGGGCAGACCTATGCCAACCTCACCGGCTCGACCGCCGAGATGCTGCCGAACCACCATCTGACCAAGCCCGTGCTGATCGGCGAGATCCGCGCCGACGGCCAGTTCGACATCATCAGCGAGACCGATCCGGTGCCGGGCGATGCCTGGACCGACTACCTGCCCGGCTCGGCCGTCCTGACCTCGGACTGGAAGGATCTCGGCTGCGGCATGTACAATACCGAGACCGAAACCTGCGTGCAGATCAAGTCGAACTACTGA